One segment of Etheostoma cragini isolate CJK2018 chromosome 23, CSU_Ecrag_1.0, whole genome shotgun sequence DNA contains the following:
- the rab3ip gene encoding rab-3A-interacting protein — protein MACSSGQTNAETLEGFHEVNLASPTTPDLQNQAEQRPPARHSAPPTSLYRTHSLGAHPSGRPTSLRADQLPTQPVYSTPRHSHNGSVPGQEAESTEGNFLSAEDGDECSALSDSLSRLRSPSVMEVREKGSEKLKEELAKAQRELLLKDEECERLSKVRDQLGQELEELTASLFQEAHKMVREANVKQANAEKQLKEALGKIDVLQAEVQALKTLVLSSPTSPLGELPSAGAGGKTPFRKGHSRNKSTSSAIMGTQPDPSATQPIVRECREVDSQLFSDFKAWKEEPTLDRGCCFLERVYREDIYPCLTFSKSELGSAILEAVEQNTLSVEPVGFQPLPVVKASAVECGGPKKCALSGQTKTCKHRIKFGDSSNYYYVSPYCRYRVSVHTHTHTCVAEQIFWEVMQLRREMSFAKLGYYKDQL, from the exons ATGGCCTGCAGCAGCGGACAGACCAATGCCGAAACTCTGGAGGGGTTTCATGAGGTGAACTTGGCCTCACCCACCACACCTGACCTTCAG AACCAAGCTGAGCAGCGCCCCCCCGCCCGACATAGTGCCCCGCCCACCTCTCTGTACCGCACCCACTCTCTGGGAGCGCACCCCAGTGGCCGCCCCACCTCACTGCGGGCAGACCAGCTCCCCACGCAGCCGGTGTACTCCACGCCACGGCACAGCCACAATGGAAG TGTGCCCGGCCAGGAGGCGGAGTCAACCGAAGGTAACTTCCTGTCTGCGGAGGATGGCGATGAGTGCAGCGCTTTGAGCGACAGCCTGTCGCGGCTGCGCAGCCCATCGGTGATGGAGGTCCGAGAGAAAGGAAGCGAGAAGCTGAAGGAGGAGCTGGCAAAGGCCCAGAGG gagCTGCTGTTAAAGGATGAGGAGTGTGAGAGGTTGTCTAAAGTCAGAGACCAGCTCGGccaggagctggaggagctcaccgccagtctCTTCCAG gaAGCCCACAAAATGGTCAGAGAAGCCAACGTCAAACAGGCAAATGCTGAAAAACAGCTGAAAGAAGCCCTGGGAAAG attgaCGTCCTCCAGGCGGAGGTCCAGGCCCTGAAGACCCTGGTCCTCTCCTCCCCCACCTCCCCGCTTGGTGAACTGCCCTCTGCAGGAGCCGGGGGGAAGACCCCCTTCAGAAAGGGCCACAGCAGGAACAAGAGCACCTCCTCAGCCATCATGGGGACGCAGCCTGACCCGTCGGCCACGCAGCCCATCGTACGGGAGTGTAGAGAG GTGGACAGTCAGCTGTTCAGCGACTTTAAGGCGTGGAAGGAGGAGCCGACACTGGACCGGGGCTGCTGCTTCCTGGAGAGAGTTTACCGCGAGGACATCTACCCCTGCCTCACTTTCAGCAAGAGTGAG CTCGGTTCGGCCATCTTGGAAGCTGTGGAGCAGAACACGCTCAGTGTGGAGCCGGTCGGTTTCCAGCCGCTGCCGGTGGTCAAAGCCTCTGCGGTGGAGTGTGGAGGACCTAA AAAATGTGCCCTGAGCGGTCAGACCAAAACCTGTAAGCACAGAATCAAGTTTGGAGATTCGTCCAACTATTACTACGTGTCTCCGTATTGTAGATATAGAgtgagtgtacacacacacacacacaca tgtgtagcagaGCAGATATTCTGGGAGGTGATGCAGCTACGGAGGGAAATGTCCTTCGCCAAGCTCGGCTACTACAAAGACCAGCTGTGA
- the tmem19 gene encoding transmembrane protein 19, with the protein MSSESQLLMKENIKMMTDMILLCVTLALSLFFWVLSLAISSFYGTMQPVSPWRWLFSILVPLVLTIRALKRGSLNYSGALGALLVGFVLTMANYSFFSSLLAFFITSSKLTRWGGAQKRKIDAEYKEGGQRNWIQVFCNGGVPTELALLYMIEVGPGEIPIDFSKQYSASWMCLALLGALACSTGDTWASEVGPVLSQSQPRLITTWKEVPAGTNGGVTPVGLVASLLGGLVVGVAYYVTQLLLVGDLNLADPQWPIVVYGGVAGLLGSMLDSFLGAHMQYSGFDASINKVVSYESATTRRICGKPILDNNAVNLFSSVIIALVLPGLAWGMWPR; encoded by the exons ATGAGCTCTGAGAGTCAGCTGCTGATGAAAGAGAACATCAAGATGATGACTGACATGATTCTGCTGTGCGTCACTTTGGCGCTGTCCCTCTTCTTCTGGGTCCTGTCCCTCGCCATCAGCTCCTTCTACG GGACAATGCAGCCTGTGTCGCCGTGGCGATGGTTGTTCTCCATCTTGGTCCCCCTCGTGCTGACAATCAGAGCGCTGAAGAGAGGCAGTCTGAACTACTCAGGAGCCCTGGGAG CTCTCCTGGTGGGCTTCGTGTTGACGATGGCCAACTACAGCTTCTTCTCCTCGCTGCTGGCCTTCTTCATCACCTCCTCCAAACTGACCCGCTGGGGAGGAGCACAGAAGAGGAAAATAGACGCAGAGTACAAAGAAG GGGGCCAGAGGAACTGGATTCAGGTCTTCTGTAATGGAGGAGTTCCCACAGAGCTGGCGCTGCTCTACATGATAGAG GTGGGTCCAGGTGAGATCCCCATTGATTTCAGCAAACAGTACTCGGCCTCCTGGATGTGCCTCGCTCTACTGGGCGCGCTCGCGTGCAGCACCGGGGACACCTGGGCGTCGGAGGTGGGGCCTGtcctcagccaatcacagcctAGACTCATCACCACCTGGAAGGAAGTCCCGGCAG GAACGAATGGAGGAGTCACACCCGTCGGATTGGTCGCCAGCTTGCTTGGTGGTCTTGTGGTGGGCGTGGCTTACTATGTAACACAGCTTCTATTGGTTGGCGATCTGAACCTGGCGGACCCCCAGTGGCCAATCGTGGTGTATGGCGGTGTGGCGGGCCTGTTGGGATCGATGCTTGACTCTTTTCTGGGAGCTCACATGCAATACTCAG GCTTTGACGCGAGCATCAATAAGGTGGTAAGTTATGAGTCTGCCACGACCCGGCGGATCTGTGGGAAACCAATCTTAGACAACAACGCAGTCAACCTGTTCTCCTCCGTCATCATCGCACTCGTCCTGCCAGGGCTGGCATGGGGGATGTGGCCTCGATAG